A portion of the Edaphobacter lichenicola genome contains these proteins:
- a CDS encoding S53 family peptidase: MKCCLSKGKLIRSFYFLAVAALPIPSALAQSATAAKLLVTSPVVETQTVTLAGSVRAEANAQNDRGAVADELKLNHMLLQLKRPADRQTALNERIQAMHEPSSPAFHHWLTAKEYGEEYGPNPADIAAVTKWLKESGLQVNRVSDSGMVIDFSGTAAQVNSAFKAEMHALDVSGVKHLSNMQNPQIPAALANVVIGVSSLNDFRPKAANKGISAARIDGTSKAVVARTVATNGVKSDYTVNSDTQLVVPDDLHTIYNFEPVYKNGITGKGQTVAVIEDTDVYSTGDWYTFRGVFGLAKYTKGTFTQVHPGGCTDPGDVIGNDGEAILDAEYASAAAPNAAIVLASCADTETTFGGLIALQSLIDQDLPPSIVSISYGECEAGLGQAGNASFNEAYEQAAAEGVSVFVSSGDEGAASCDAGGDFAMTGITTSGFATTPYNVAVGGTDFSDTYSGTVSQYWKKNNNATFGSAKSYIPEIPWNDSCASTLITNVEGYNVPYGANGFCNSPLAEEYFETVVSGSGGPSNCAYGHPVLFYPHPENGGTCEGYAKPNYQAGAFGNPKDGVRDIPDVSLFAANGVWGHYYAFCYSQPAAGTGGAPCTGDPVNWSGAGGTSFAAPIVAGIQALVNQSTGTPQGNPNYVYYALARQEYGGTGNNSCNSSLGTGADSSCTFYDVTQGDNDVNCIWYNYRSYNCYRPSGNFGALSVSGTEYEKAYNSKQGWDFATGIGTLNVNNLVTNWNKAFQ; encoded by the coding sequence ATGAAGTGTTGTCTTTCGAAGGGTAAGTTGATTCGCTCTTTTTACTTTCTCGCAGTAGCGGCTCTGCCGATACCATCCGCTCTTGCACAGAGCGCAACTGCGGCGAAGCTATTAGTAACTTCGCCCGTGGTGGAGACGCAGACAGTAACCCTGGCGGGCAGTGTCAGGGCTGAGGCAAACGCACAGAATGATCGCGGCGCGGTGGCAGATGAGTTGAAGCTGAACCACATGTTGCTGCAGTTGAAGCGTCCGGCGGATCGACAGACGGCATTGAACGAGCGGATTCAGGCAATGCATGAGCCGAGCAGTCCTGCGTTCCATCACTGGCTGACGGCGAAGGAGTATGGCGAGGAGTACGGACCGAATCCTGCCGACATTGCGGCCGTGACGAAGTGGCTGAAGGAAAGTGGTCTTCAGGTGAACCGGGTATCGGACAGCGGTATGGTGATCGACTTCTCGGGAACGGCCGCGCAGGTAAACTCTGCGTTCAAAGCAGAGATGCACGCGCTCGATGTTTCGGGTGTGAAGCACCTTTCCAATATGCAGAATCCGCAGATACCTGCAGCGCTGGCAAATGTGGTGATTGGAGTCTCTTCGCTGAACGACTTCCGTCCGAAGGCGGCGAATAAGGGGATCAGCGCGGCGCGGATCGATGGTACATCCAAGGCGGTTGTAGCAAGAACTGTTGCGACCAATGGTGTGAAGTCTGACTACACGGTGAATAGCGATACGCAGCTGGTCGTGCCGGATGACCTGCACACCATCTACAACTTCGAACCGGTCTACAAGAACGGGATCACGGGCAAGGGACAGACGGTCGCTGTGATCGAGGACACGGATGTGTATTCGACAGGTGACTGGTATACCTTCCGCGGTGTGTTCGGTCTGGCCAAGTACACCAAGGGAACGTTCACCCAGGTTCATCCGGGCGGGTGCACGGACCCGGGTGATGTGATCGGTAACGATGGCGAGGCGATTCTGGATGCGGAGTATGCGAGTGCAGCCGCGCCGAATGCGGCGATTGTGCTGGCTTCATGTGCGGACACTGAGACAACCTTTGGAGGGTTGATCGCGCTTCAGTCGTTGATCGATCAGGATCTGCCGCCTTCGATCGTCAGCATCAGCTATGGCGAGTGTGAGGCAGGGCTAGGTCAGGCAGGCAATGCGAGCTTCAACGAGGCGTACGAGCAGGCAGCGGCAGAGGGTGTGTCGGTGTTTGTCTCCTCTGGAGACGAGGGCGCGGCCAGTTGCGATGCAGGTGGCGACTTTGCCATGACCGGGATTACGACGAGCGGATTTGCAACGACACCATACAACGTTGCAGTCGGCGGCACGGACTTCAGCGATACCTACTCCGGAACGGTGTCTCAGTACTGGAAGAAGAACAACAACGCAACGTTCGGTTCGGCGAAGTCTTATATTCCTGAGATTCCGTGGAACGATTCGTGTGCGAGTACGCTGATCACCAATGTCGAGGGATACAACGTGCCTTACGGAGCAAACGGGTTCTGCAACTCGCCGCTGGCAGAGGAGTACTTCGAGACGGTGGTGAGTGGCAGCGGTGGTCCAAGCAACTGTGCCTATGGACATCCCGTGCTCTTCTATCCGCATCCTGAGAACGGCGGGACCTGCGAGGGCTATGCGAAGCCAAACTATCAGGCCGGTGCGTTTGGTAATCCGAAGGACGGCGTGAGAGATATTCCGGATGTGTCGCTATTTGCGGCGAACGGCGTCTGGGGTCACTACTACGCGTTCTGCTACAGTCAGCCAGCTGCAGGAACGGGCGGTGCGCCGTGCACCGGTGATCCGGTGAACTGGTCGGGCGCGGGCGGCACATCGTTTGCGGCGCCGATCGTGGCTGGGATTCAAGCGCTGGTGAATCAGTCGACGGGAACACCGCAGGGCAATCCAAACTATGTGTACTACGCGCTGGCCAGGCAGGAGTATGGCGGGACAGGAAATAACTCGTGCAACTCGTCGCTGGGTACCGGAGCGGACAGCTCATGCACCTTCTACGACGTGACGCAGGGAGACAACGATGTGAACTGCATCTGGTACAACTACCGCTCGTATAACTGCTACAGGCCGTCGGGGAACTTTGGCGCGCTGTCGGTCTCGGGCACGGAGTACGAGAAGGCCTACAACTCGAAGCAGGGTTGGGATTTTGCAACCGGCATCGGTACTCTAAACGTGAATAACCTGGTGACAAACTGGAACAAAGCATTCCAGTAA
- a CDS encoding response regulator has product MDDHPMVREGLAGVLARHQMKIVGLAANGRQAIEMYLSLLPDVMLLDLRLPDQSGFDVVRTILKSHPDGRIIILSSAQGDASIYTAISLGVKGYLLKGIDGATLAEQVRHVVAGGRSLSPETAEKLTQYITSGKLSDREVEVLGLISQGKSNKEIADLLFVTDNTVKMHVKKILLKLHANDRTQAVVIAIQRGLLDA; this is encoded by the coding sequence GTGGACGACCATCCCATGGTGCGCGAGGGGCTGGCGGGCGTACTTGCACGCCATCAGATGAAGATCGTCGGTCTTGCCGCCAATGGCCGTCAGGCAATTGAGATGTACCTCTCGCTGCTGCCCGATGTAATGCTGCTTGATCTTCGTCTGCCTGACCAAAGCGGTTTTGACGTTGTGCGTACCATCCTGAAGAGCCATCCAGACGGTCGCATTATCATTCTCAGCTCCGCGCAGGGCGACGCTTCGATCTATACGGCGATCAGCCTGGGCGTGAAGGGATATCTGCTCAAGGGCATTGATGGAGCAACACTCGCAGAACAAGTCCGCCACGTGGTCGCCGGAGGTCGGTCTCTTTCGCCCGAGACAGCAGAGAAGCTGACCCAGTACATCACATCAGGAAAGCTGAGCGATCGAGAGGTCGAAGTGCTAGGTCTGATCTCGCAGGGAAAAAGCAATAAAGAGATCGCGGACTTACTCTTTGTGACCGACAACACGGTCAAGATGCACGTCAAGAAGATCTTACTCAAGTTGCATGCAAACGATCGAACACAGGCGGTGGTGATCGCGATCCAGCGGGGACTGCTCGACGCGTAG